The sequence below is a genomic window from Sorangiineae bacterium MSr12523.
CCCCGCTTCTTCGAGGCTGCGGCGCCCTCCCCAATGGCCTCAACGAGCCGCTCGGACGGCACGGGATAATTGCGCGCATGGCTTCGAACACCACCTTCCAAAAGCGTCAAAAAGAGCGAGCTCGCCTGGATAAACAGCGCGAGAAGGAAGAGCGGAAAAAGCAGCGCCGCGAAGAGCGTCCCGCCCGCTCGAGCACCGAAGGGGGTGTCGACCCGGACATTGCCCACATCGTCCCCGGACCTCAGCCGGTTGCGGAAGAGGATTCGTGACGAAAGAAGACGAGGCAGCCGGGCGGCACGCGATCCGCATCACCGATCAGTTTCGCAAAGAAGACAGCATGGTCTACGACTTCCGTCGTGACGAGGACCGGCTGACCATCTCCGTGGCCCCGCGGACGACCGCGGAGGACGCAGGTGAGTGGCGCGTTCGCGCTTGGATGCGCGGTGCGTCGGAAGCCGAAGCCGTCACCGAATGGGGCGCAACGCGCGCGGAAGCCCTTCAGGCAGTCGGGCGCACGTGGGCGTCGCAACGCCTCGAGCGCAATCTTCCCCCCTTCGACTGGGACGCCATCGCTGCGGCTCTTGGAACCGTGCGAGCCCTATGAAGGACACACGCATCGGGGATTTTCGCAAAATACTGAATGCTCTCATGGAATCGATGACCGCCACGGCGCGCATCGGACGATGGGAAGGTCCTGACGCGGTCCCCGTGCCGCTTCGGGAAAGCGCGTCGAAGCTCGCGCACCACCTCGACGCCGCCAAACGGCTCGCGGGCGGGATTCGCGACGGACGTCAGCCTGCGACCGCAGCGGCGAGCCTGAACGCCATGAGCGGTGCGCTCGGGCGCCTCGATGCCGCCCATCTGGAGTATCGCCGCCGCATCGACGAGGCCCCCGCGCAAAGTCGTGAAGCTGCGCTCGACCTCGACGGCGAGGTCGATACCGTCAAGAGCGAGTCCCACACCTGGGGATGACGGCTACGGCGGGAGGCATCACCTCCGCTTCGTCGCCTCAGGCAGGGGTCATGGCTCGCACGAGGCCATGGGTGTCCTCCAGCAGTCGGTAGCGCACGATCGCACCGTCCACGACGGTGAAGTGCGCAAAGAACAGCGATTCGTAGACCTTGCCGGTGGCGAGCATGCGCGAAGCGAATTCTCCGCTGGCCACGGCCACGTTCCCCTCGACGACGATGTCGTGCATCGCGAACCGAACGGGCTCGATGTTGCGAAGTAGAAGCTCGTACATCGCTTCCACTTCGTGACGCCGGCTCCGCCGCCCAACCCAGGGCGCGACGGCTTCGTTGCCGGGGATGTACCAATCGACGGGGTCCGAGACGAGTGCGGCAACGTCCTGCACCGCGCCGGCAAGAAGTCGCTCGAAGAAGCATTCCACGATGGCTCGCGTGTTCATACGGATCACGTTAGGCAGCGAGCGGCTGCGGGACCATTACCTCGCAGGTCATGATCCCGACAGCGCACGGGCGAACTCGCCGCTCAGCACGTAGCGCGGGAACGTGATCCATTGCTCGGCGAAGATGCGCAAGATGACGTCCTTCGGCCCGGCGAAGGGCTCCGGCGCTTGCTCTTCCGTCTTGTGACCGACCCCTTGCACACCGATGGCGAGAATCATGGCCAGGAGCCCGCCGGCGATGGCGCCAACCGCCCCCAGCGCGCTCGCCTTCCCCATGACGGCGAGTGCGATGCCCGCGCCGACGGAGACGGTGCCGGCCATGAAGACCGGCACCGTGAGCAGGTGAATCAGCAGGTTTTTCCGGCTGTGGTGCACGTTGCGGTAGTTGTTCCACTGGCGGGTGAAGACCGATTCGTCGTGTCGCGTGTTCATGCCCGTGAGTATGCGGACATCCCCCGCCCCGCTCTTGAACGAACTGGCTACGACGCGCTACACGGGGCCTTCGTCTCGAAAGAGGCCCAGAAGCTCGCGCCGGGTGCGCGGGCCGTAGGTACGAAACGACGGGTTCGGGTCGTTCCGGTACTCGGTGCGCTCGCGCATGACGGCATCATTGGCATGCGCGCGCCGGATCTCGTCGACGTCGACCCCGTAGACGCGGGCGCCGTTGAGGCCGAAGATCTTGCGCTTGATGCGCGGCGTGAGCGCAGGGTACCCGTAGCGCTCTTGAAACTCGGGCGAGATCTCGAAGGCGCGGAAAGCCTGGATCTGGTCCTGCGGTGAGCCGTACCAGATGGCATCCGTGCCCCAGAGAATGCGGTCCTCGCCCAGGTGCACCAGCAGCTTGCCCAGGACGTGTGCCGCCTGCTCGGGATCCTTCATGACCTCGCGCCAGATGGATCCCAGCTCCGCGTAGACGTTGCCTCGTTTCCCAATGCCGTTTTCCTCGAGGCTGCGAATGAGCGCGTTCACGCCCTTCTCGGCGCTCCTTCCTGAAGCATCGTACGGCCCCTCGTGGATGGAAGGATCGTAGCCCGAGTGGTAAATCAGCAAGGTCGCATCCGGCGCAGCCTTGGCCGCGGGCCCCACGTCGATGGGGCTGGTGAACGCGCCTTGGTTTCCCGGCAGCGGCAGGCCTTTGTGCACCGCGAAAATCTTGATGCCCAGCCGCAGCCCCTCGCGGATAGTGAACAGGCCCGTGGCGGGATCATCGAGGCGGTAACCGGTCCCATCGCCGGTCCAGACCGGGTACAGCTTCCACGCGCTGATCTTCCATCGCTCTTTCATCGCGTGCATGCGCTCGCGCGTCTGCTGCGGCGACTCGTCCTTGGGCAGCACGATGCCGTGGATGCGCAGCCGCGGTGAGCCCTCCATCTGCGCGACCCGCTTGCGCGTGAGCGCCTCCTCGTCGATGTGAATCGCGTTGATGTCGTCGGTGCCCCAGAGCGCGCTCAACACCGCGAGCTGCGTGTCGCTATCGAGAAAGACCTCCTTGAGGAAGACGTCGCGATCGAAACACTCCAGCTTTTCCGAGCGTCCGCAATTGGCCTGCGGCGTCGTCAAAAGGAAATTCGCCAAGGTGGGCCGCGAGGTTTTCCACCATGGCCGATCGGTGGACACATGATGCGTCTGCACATCGAAAATGAACTCGTCCCCCTCGAGCACATTTGCCGCAGCGGGATCCGTTTGCGCCTCCTCGGGGATCGCGTAGCGCCCTCCGCAGCCGCTCACTTCGTTCAAGGTCAGAAACACGGTGGCGGCGCCGCAGCTCGAGCGAAGAAAGCTGCGGCGACTCATGCCCAAGCGGCGCGCATTCGCGTCGGCGCGTTCGAGCGCGGTGCGCATGACCCAGCGTATGCGGTCGCTCACCGGGCGAGGCTCGTACTCGCCGTTGGTCGTCGACCCAAGTTTGATCGGGAGCCGCGGTGGCTCCTCGGGCAGTGTCTTCGAGCCCATGTTCATCCTCCATTTTCGCCCCCAAATTCGGCCCAAATTTCGTTGAAAGCAGCACTCGTGCTAGGGACGAGGACGTGTTTTCTCGATGTCTTTTCGCCTGCTCGCTCGCAAGTCTCGTAACGGCCTCGGCCTCGTGCTCTCGAAGTGAGGCCAGCCCCGCGCCCGCCGGCTCGTCCAACGCGCCCCAAACCGCCGCCGCCAGCGCACCCGCGGTGGACGCTTCCGCTGCCGCCGCGCCACGACCGCCGTTCAACGTGCTGCTCATCACCATCGACAGCCTGCGCGCG
It includes:
- a CDS encoding nuclear transport factor 2 family protein, producing MNTRAIVECFFERLLAGAVQDVAALVSDPVDWYIPGNEAVAPWVGRRSRRHEVEAMYELLLRNIEPVRFAMHDIVVEGNVAVASGEFASRMLATGKVYESLFFAHFTVVDGAIVRYRLLEDTHGLVRAMTPA
- a CDS encoding terminase — encoded protein: MNTRHDESVFTRQWNNYRNVHHSRKNLLIHLLTVPVFMAGTVSVGAGIALAVMGKASALGAVGAIAGGLLAMILAIGVQGVGHKTEEQAPEPFAGPKDVILRIFAEQWITFPRYVLSGEFARALSGS
- a CDS encoding amidohydrolase codes for the protein MGSKTLPEEPPRLPIKLGSTTNGEYEPRPVSDRIRWVMRTALERADANARRLGMSRRSFLRSSCGAATVFLTLNEVSGCGGRYAIPEEAQTDPAAANVLEGDEFIFDVQTHHVSTDRPWWKTSRPTLANFLLTTPQANCGRSEKLECFDRDVFLKEVFLDSDTQLAVLSALWGTDDINAIHIDEEALTRKRVAQMEGSPRLRIHGIVLPKDESPQQTRERMHAMKERWKISAWKLYPVWTGDGTGYRLDDPATGLFTIREGLRLGIKIFAVHKGLPLPGNQGAFTSPIDVGPAAKAAPDATLLIYHSGYDPSIHEGPYDASGRSAEKGVNALIRSLEENGIGKRGNVYAELGSIWREVMKDPEQAAHVLGKLLVHLGEDRILWGTDAIWYGSPQDQIQAFRAFEISPEFQERYGYPALTPRIKRKIFGLNGARVYGVDVDEIRRAHANDAVMRERTEYRNDPNPSFRTYGPRTRRELLGLFRDEGPV